In Lacrimispora indolis DSM 755, a genomic segment contains:
- a CDS encoding sensor histidine kinase, giving the protein MIKRLKETVFKFIGDKKIASKIRICMFSIDIMLTIFICIFARGYFNKLYYEEVEMQMQDTMNVISESLNNMYDTLITNVNSFASTPAIQRVVISGREESNYLNPEGVQVQLINLLSSNSMIESVFMVNRDGTCHTVYAYGVRPEKNLSDFLADYGTIDEITWLPNCQSPFLQQQDVIPIVIPLSTLIPGDNVVITTKGEEVATRLVVLLNLQKFQSRLSLSNANYFERSYFVVNSMGNNISLKNPLSMRMVLEDQGFIKGVRENNKDTQIRQIADLTDNVVYSQMLPFSDLQLISVLSKESLNRKIAAMNQFIVLMGGAGLIFSVAFSALLSKFITSPLERLMESIRQIQENHYDEPYKTKYNDEIGQLNTAVNSMYSTIQSQISQIKEDEHEKYQLEIQVLAEQINPHLLYNTLEGINLEVLNNHTLVASSMINNLGTFMRIGLNYGDELIMIRNEIAHVEAYINIMNHRTNKSISFQSYVEEGLMEYRILKLILQPLVENSIKHGFRDEKWGEAVCIPSIDVRFYRKEDWIFIEVIDNGCGIDIDKAHESIYRDEPAGGHHIGLHNVYTRLKIYYGEAEMDFQTIPYFRNSVVIRIPENQDA; this is encoded by the coding sequence TTTGCCCGGGGATATTTTAACAAGCTTTATTATGAAGAAGTGGAAATGCAGATGCAGGATACCATGAATGTTATTTCGGAATCCTTAAATAATATGTATGACACGCTCATTACCAATGTGAACAGCTTTGCCTCTACACCCGCCATACAAAGAGTGGTGATAAGCGGCCGGGAAGAGAGCAATTATCTAAACCCGGAAGGAGTCCAGGTTCAGCTCATCAACCTTTTAAGCAGCAACAGCATGATTGAGTCGGTGTTTATGGTCAATCGGGACGGAACCTGCCATACGGTATACGCTTACGGGGTAAGACCGGAGAAAAACCTTTCTGATTTCCTTGCTGATTACGGAACCATTGATGAAATCACCTGGCTTCCCAACTGCCAGAGTCCTTTTTTGCAGCAGCAGGACGTGATCCCTATTGTGATTCCCTTATCGACCCTGATTCCCGGTGATAACGTGGTGATTACCACAAAGGGGGAAGAAGTGGCCACCAGGCTGGTGGTCCTGTTAAATTTACAGAAGTTTCAAAGCAGGCTGTCCTTATCAAATGCCAATTACTTTGAACGCTCTTATTTTGTGGTAAATTCCATGGGGAATAACATCAGCCTTAAAAATCCCCTTTCCATGAGAATGGTGCTGGAAGACCAGGGTTTTATCAAAGGAGTAAGGGAAAACAACAAGGATACCCAGATCCGCCAGATTGCAGACCTGACGGATAATGTGGTTTATTCCCAGATGCTTCCCTTTTCGGATCTTCAGCTTATCAGCGTTCTTTCAAAAGAATCTTTAAACAGGAAGATCGCTGCCATGAATCAGTTCATTGTTCTCATGGGCGGTGCAGGCCTGATATTTTCTGTGGCATTTTCCGCTCTTTTGTCCAAATTCATTACTTCTCCCCTGGAACGGCTTATGGAGAGCATCCGGCAGATCCAGGAGAATCATTATGACGAGCCATATAAGACAAAATACAACGATGAAATCGGCCAGCTGAACACAGCGGTCAATTCCATGTACAGTACCATACAGTCTCAAATCAGCCAGATCAAGGAGGATGAGCATGAGAAATACCAGCTGGAGATCCAGGTCCTGGCAGAACAGATCAATCCCCATCTGCTCTACAATACTTTGGAAGGCATTAACCTTGAAGTTTTAAACAACCACACTCTGGTGGCATCTTCCATGATCAATAATCTTGGGACCTTTATGCGCATTGGTTTGAATTATGGGGATGAGCTCATCATGATCAGAAATGAAATCGCTCATGTGGAAGCTTACATCAATATCATGAATCACAGGACAAATAAGTCCATTTCCTTCCAGTCTTATGTAGAGGAGGGGCTTATGGAGTACCGGATTCTAAAATTGATTCTGCAGCCGCTGGTGGAAAACTCCATTAAGCATGGTTTCCGGGATGAAAAGTGGGGGGAAGCGGTGTGTATTCCTTCCATTGATGTGCGGTTTTACCGGAAAGAGGACTGGATTTTTATAGAAGTCATTGACAATGGCTGCGGTATTGATATTGATAAGGCCCATGAGTCCATTTACCGGGATGAACCTGCGGGCGGTCATCATATCGGGCTTCATAATGTTTATACAAGATTAAAAATCTATTACGGAGAAGCGGAGATGGACTTTCAGACCATTCCATATTTCAGGAACAGTGTGGTGATCCGCATTCCCGAAAATCAAGATGCTTAA
- a CDS encoding N-acetylglucosamine kinase yields the protein MKGYFAGLDIGGTNGRLKICDSHGTVLGEFTAPGCSLNTDGAEKSRLRYRELVLPALHGLNLEPGCCLGICVAASGIDSPSDEHACKSSFEEMGFPHEKLLVLNDCEVFLHMTKEPALVVISGTGSVCFGRDKNGTIHRTGGWNHIISDEGSGFDMGLKVLKAVGDDLSGRIKCPILTPLIAEKTGLDTLEKIDDFINANLMEKSEIAGLSLLAYEAAAQGDHEAIRIHRECGEALWGLIRDTASKMEEKNPADRLDLWLWGSVLVKNHLIRKMVEEKAEEGLPGAVVGIPAMSALDTALKAAMSLQ from the coding sequence ATGAAAGGATATTTTGCAGGATTGGATATTGGCGGAACCAATGGAAGGCTTAAAATCTGCGATTCTCATGGAACCGTACTTGGGGAATTTACGGCACCGGGATGCAGTCTTAATACGGATGGAGCGGAGAAAAGCCGGCTTCGGTACCGGGAACTGGTGCTCCCGGCTCTGCACGGGTTAAACCTGGAACCGGGGTGCTGTCTGGGGATTTGTGTGGCAGCCAGCGGGATCGATTCTCCTTCGGATGAGCATGCTTGTAAGTCCAGCTTTGAAGAAATGGGATTTCCTCATGAAAAGCTTCTGGTGTTAAATGACTGTGAAGTATTTCTTCATATGACAAAGGAACCGGCTCTGGTAGTCATATCAGGGACCGGTTCGGTATGCTTTGGGAGAGATAAAAACGGAACCATACACCGGACCGGCGGCTGGAACCACATCATCAGCGATGAGGGAAGCGGGTTTGACATGGGCCTAAAAGTCTTAAAAGCGGTAGGAGATGATCTGTCCGGACGAATCAAATGTCCCATTCTCACACCACTTATTGCAGAGAAAACAGGGCTTGATACCCTGGAAAAGATAGACGATTTTATCAATGCAAATCTTATGGAAAAGTCTGAAATTGCGGGATTATCCCTGCTTGCATATGAGGCAGCAGCCCAGGGAGACCATGAAGCCATCCGCATTCACCGGGAATGCGGGGAGGCTTTGTGGGGCCTTATTCGGGATACTGCATCCAAAATGGAGGAAAAGAATCCGGCGGACAGGCTGGACCTCTGGCTCTGGGGCAGTGTTCTGGTTAAGAATCATTTGATACGGAAGATGGTGGAAGAGAAAGCAGAGGAAGGGCTGCCGGGCGCTGTGGTGGGGATACCGGCGATGAGTGCCTTAGATACGGCTCTTAAAGCAGCAATGTCACTGCAATAA
- a CDS encoding acyltransferase domain-containing protein, producing MIRHNIFSEDTQKAVASASAVFRSHPYFMSNYKWCKELLLKEKNPEKASEAIELGIRHAEMLNLDAYMLPVVYIDWMLPEVLEDSRNQGIPEGIFLESMKDVEIWIKVYQKYHEGRIGLDQIEWVLRSVSGKVRRFGSLQFEEVTYEFPFLIFKSRQTGEYRALACPGFKVDQDGYFSGTNGRSFTREYETYVNCLDKTVTGFSADLKQGMVNMDRPVTLHLSDWELHLAPGERAVAVHIPEGADLSPDKIDSSLEEAKEYYGESLFVCDSWLLDPHLKFILPEKSRIISFMERFYKMPLKAECPQILERVMGFDCSMERLKNYPCSTSLQISLKKYLLEGKEMFTTAGFLP from the coding sequence ATGATAAGACACAATATATTTAGTGAAGATACTCAAAAGGCGGTTGCTTCTGCATCCGCCGTTTTCCGCAGCCATCCCTATTTTATGAGCAATTACAAATGGTGCAAGGAGCTTCTTCTGAAAGAGAAGAACCCGGAAAAAGCCTCAGAAGCCATAGAACTGGGGATCCGGCACGCTGAAATGCTGAATCTGGATGCTTATATGCTTCCGGTGGTTTATATAGACTGGATGCTGCCGGAGGTTCTTGAGGATTCCCGGAATCAGGGGATTCCGGAAGGGATTTTTCTGGAATCCATGAAGGATGTTGAAATCTGGATCAAGGTTTATCAAAAATACCATGAGGGCAGGATAGGCCTTGACCAGATTGAATGGGTGTTACGGTCTGTTTCCGGAAAGGTGCGCCGGTTCGGCAGCCTGCAGTTTGAGGAGGTAACTTATGAATTTCCCTTCCTGATTTTTAAAAGCAGACAGACCGGCGAATACAGAGCATTGGCATGTCCAGGCTTTAAGGTGGATCAGGATGGTTATTTTTCAGGGACCAATGGAAGAAGCTTTACCAGGGAGTATGAAACCTATGTAAACTGCCTGGATAAAACGGTGACCGGCTTTTCGGCAGATTTAAAACAGGGAATGGTTAACATGGACAGGCCGGTGACCCTTCATCTGTCTGACTGGGAGCTTCATCTGGCTCCGGGGGAAAGGGCAGTGGCAGTCCATATCCCGGAAGGTGCAGATCTTTCGCCGGATAAAATTGATTCCTCTCTGGAGGAGGCAAAGGAATATTATGGAGAAAGCCTTTTTGTCTGCGACAGCTGGCTTCTGGATCCTCATCTGAAGTTTATCCTTCCGGAGAAAAGCCGGATCATAAGCTTTATGGAGCGTTTTTATAAAATGCCCTTAAAGGCAGAATGTCCCCAGATCCTGGAACGGGTCATGGGGTTTGATTGCTCCATGGAAAGACTGAAAAATTACCCGTGCAGCACTTCGCTGCAGATCTCGCTAAAAAAATATCTCCTGGAAGGGAAGGAGATGTTTACAACGGCAGGTTTCCTGCCGTGA
- a CDS encoding elongation factor G, translated as MNVYGTKQIRNVALLGHGGAGKTTLAEAMALITGAISRMGKVTDGNTISDYDKEEIKRQFSISTSLIPLEYKGEDGPIKINLLDTPGYFDFVGEVEEAISVADAAVIVVNCKAGIEVGTLKAWELCEKYKLPRIFFVTNMDDDHASFRELLLKLEKEFGRKIAPFHLPIRENEKFVGFVNVVKMAGRRFTVNSDYEECEIPEYSQKNLGIAREALMEAVAETSEEYMERYFSGDEFTIDEISSALREHVIKGNIVPVMLGSGINAQGAKMVLQAIDKYFPSPDYFECIGVDISTGERFTAKYNDNVSLSARVFKTIVDPFIGKYSLLKICTGTLKPDSAIYNVNKDTEEKIGKLYALRGKEAVEVSELRAGDIGAVSKLNVTQTGDTIALRSAPIVYHKPEISTPYTYMRYRTKTKGDDDKVSTALAKLTEEDWTLKVVNDTENRQSLLYAIGDQQLEVVVSKLLNRYKVDVELSKPKFAFRETIRRKVEVQGKYKKQSGGHGQYGDVKMTFEPSGDLETPYVFDECVFGGAVPRNYFPAVEKGIAECVLKGPLAAYPVVGLKATLTDGSYHPVDSSELAFKMAATMAFKKGFMDANPVLLEPIASLKVTVPDKFTGDVMGDLNRRRGRVLGMNSNHGGKQVIEADVPMSELFGYNTDLRSMTGGIGTFEYEFSRYELAPGDVQKREVEERASKIDRVEV; from the coding sequence ATGAACGTGTATGGAACCAAACAAATCCGTAACGTCGCCTTACTTGGGCACGGGGGCGCCGGTAAAACTACCCTGGCAGAAGCTATGGCGTTGATTACCGGAGCCATCAGCAGAATGGGAAAAGTCACCGATGGCAATACCATCAGCGATTATGACAAAGAAGAGATCAAGAGACAGTTCTCCATCTCCACTTCCCTGATTCCTTTGGAGTATAAAGGAGAGGATGGACCGATCAAGATCAACCTACTTGATACTCCCGGATATTTTGATTTTGTTGGCGAAGTTGAAGAAGCCATCAGCGTTGCGGATGCAGCGGTTATTGTAGTGAATTGTAAGGCTGGTATTGAAGTTGGAACATTAAAGGCATGGGAACTTTGCGAAAAGTACAAGCTTCCCAGAATTTTCTTTGTAACAAATATGGATGACGATCATGCAAGTTTCCGTGAATTGTTGTTAAAGCTGGAAAAAGAGTTTGGAAGAAAGATAGCGCCGTTCCACCTCCCCATTCGTGAAAACGAAAAGTTCGTAGGTTTTGTCAATGTTGTAAAGATGGCAGGCCGGCGTTTTACTGTCAACAGTGATTATGAAGAATGTGAGATTCCTGAATATAGCCAGAAGAACCTGGGGATTGCCCGTGAAGCACTTATGGAAGCCGTGGCAGAAACCAGCGAGGAATATATGGAGCGCTATTTCTCCGGTGATGAGTTCACCATTGATGAGATTTCTTCTGCTCTTCGGGAACATGTGATAAAAGGAAATATCGTTCCGGTTATGCTGGGTTCCGGAATCAACGCCCAGGGTGCCAAGATGGTGCTTCAGGCTATTGATAAGTATTTCCCGTCCCCCGACTACTTTGAGTGCATCGGCGTGGACATTTCCACAGGGGAGCGCTTTACAGCCAAATATAACGATAATGTATCCCTGTCAGCCCGTGTGTTTAAGACCATTGTGGACCCGTTCATCGGAAAGTATTCCCTGCTTAAGATCTGTACCGGTACCTTAAAGCCTGATTCCGCCATTTATAACGTGAATAAGGACACAGAGGAAAAGATCGGAAAGCTTTATGCGTTAAGGGGAAAGGAAGCCGTTGAGGTTTCGGAATTAAGAGCAGGAGATATCGGAGCGGTATCCAAATTGAATGTGACCCAGACCGGTGATACCATTGCCCTTCGTTCTGCACCGATTGTATACCATAAGCCGGAGATATCCACTCCTTATACGTATATGCGGTACAGGACCAAGACAAAGGGCGACGATGACAAGGTTTCAACCGCTCTTGCAAAGCTGACGGAAGAGGATTGGACCTTAAAGGTAGTCAATGACACGGAAAACCGCCAGTCTCTTCTTTATGCCATTGGAGACCAGCAGCTGGAAGTGGTTGTAAGCAAGCTTTTAAACCGCTATAAGGTTGATGTGGAGCTGAGCAAGCCTAAATTTGCTTTTCGTGAGACCATCCGCAGGAAAGTGGAAGTTCAGGGCAAGTATAAAAAGCAGTCCGGAGGACATGGACAGTACGGTGATGTTAAGATGACCTTTGAGCCTTCCGGAGACTTGGAAACTCCTTACGTATTTGATGAATGTGTATTTGGCGGGGCTGTGCCCAGAAACTATTTCCCGGCGGTTGAAAAGGGAATTGCCGAGTGCGTCTTAAAAGGACCTCTTGCCGCTTATCCGGTGGTGGGATTAAAGGCTACGCTGACTGACGGCTCCTATCATCCCGTTGACTCCTCTGAGCTGGCTTTTAAGATGGCTGCAACCATGGCCTTTAAGAAGGGATTTATGGATGCAAATCCGGTTCTCCTGGAACCAATTGCTTCCCTTAAGGTTACTGTTCCGGATAAATTTACCGGAGATGTAATGGGAGATTTAAACCGCAGAAGAGGCCGCGTTCTTGGAATGAACTCCAACCACGGCGGAAAGCAGGTCATTGAGGCAGACGTGCCCATGTCCGAACTGTTCGGCTATAATACGGACTTACGCTCCATGACAGGCGGAATCGGAACCTTTGAATATGAATTCAGCCGCTATGAACTGGCTCCTGGTGATGTTCAGAAGAGAGAAGTGGAAGAGCGGGCTTCTAAGATTGACAGAGTTGAAGTTTAA
- a CDS encoding ABC transporter substrate-binding protein, which yields MKKRALGFMIAGVLAAASLTGCSGGGGTAETTAAQNQAGGAGETKEGTKAASAGETVIKVWTNDRHDSEYVDQKISEFNESNDKGIKIEMTVVTDDYANMLSMAYSSGTAPDIAGISAGQSGFDLKTFADAKILEPINDRITDSEYEKVTEASKLQYEGINMINGNVYWIPTGMRSGVRMEYNKDLVEAAGVTEFPDTLDGVIDLAKKVTDNGGGKNYGIAFTSSVPFIRWIEGTCETSGIYRYDYKNGKFNFDGYKPVIEKSNQFFKDNSVLPGSVSQGVDAMRAQFAEGAFALWGNASQEAGVFTDQFPVTKFDWGVSTVPTLDGEVKGALTIQPQKGYMMLSSSKNKDAAWEVIKFFSSEDFLKGYLEGGYCLPISGYMSGVIDSSKTGRLADFKLQDYESVYPAVPAVAIQGDDYVATLWNAILGNVSADDAIADLNKRYNEALDNDVSMGKIKRLIIKDFDPMHPNAGTIEYLDK from the coding sequence ATGAAAAAAAGAGCTTTAGGTTTCATGATAGCAGGAGTACTGGCTGCTGCATCACTGACCGGCTGTTCCGGTGGAGGAGGAACGGCTGAAACAACTGCGGCCCAGAATCAGGCAGGAGGAGCTGGAGAGACCAAGGAGGGTACAAAGGCTGCTTCAGCAGGAGAAACCGTGATTAAGGTATGGACCAATGACCGCCATGACTCTGAGTATGTGGATCAGAAGATCAGCGAGTTTAATGAGTCCAATGACAAGGGCATTAAGATTGAGATGACTGTGGTAACAGATGATTATGCAAATATGCTTTCCATGGCATATTCCTCCGGCACGGCGCCTGATATTGCAGGCATCAGTGCTGGTCAGAGCGGCTTTGACTTAAAGACCTTTGCAGATGCAAAAATCCTGGAGCCGATCAATGACAGAATTACAGATTCAGAATATGAGAAGGTGACCGAGGCCAGTAAGCTTCAATACGAAGGAATCAACATGATCAACGGCAATGTATACTGGATCCCCACCGGCATGAGAAGCGGCGTAAGAATGGAGTACAACAAGGATCTGGTGGAAGCAGCAGGAGTTACCGAGTTTCCAGATACCTTGGATGGCGTCATTGATCTGGCTAAAAAAGTAACGGACAACGGCGGCGGAAAGAACTACGGCATTGCTTTTACCTCAAGCGTTCCCTTCATCAGATGGATAGAAGGCACCTGTGAGACAAGCGGTATTTACCGTTATGATTATAAAAACGGTAAATTCAATTTTGACGGCTATAAGCCGGTGATCGAAAAGAGCAACCAGTTCTTTAAGGATAACAGCGTTCTTCCGGGATCCGTATCCCAGGGTGTAGACGCTATGAGAGCACAATTTGCAGAGGGGGCATTTGCTCTCTGGGGCAATGCGTCTCAGGAAGCAGGCGTGTTTACCGATCAGTTCCCTGTAACCAAATTTGACTGGGGAGTGTCTACGGTTCCCACTCTTGACGGAGAAGTAAAGGGTGCTTTGACCATTCAGCCTCAAAAGGGGTACATGATGCTTTCTTCTTCCAAGAACAAAGACGCTGCATGGGAAGTCATCAAGTTCTTTTCCAGTGAAGATTTCTTAAAGGGCTACTTAGAGGGCGGCTATTGCCTTCCCATCTCCGGCTATATGAGCGGAGTCATTGATTCTTCTAAGACCGGCAGACTGGCAGATTTTAAATTACAGGATTACGAAAGCGTATATCCGGCAGTACCGGCTGTTGCAATCCAGGGTGATGACTATGTGGCAACTCTTTGGAATGCTATTTTAGGCAATGTCAGCGCTGACGATGCCATTGCAGATTTAAACAAGAGATACAACGAAGCGCTTGACAATGATGTAAGCATGGGCAAGATTAAAAGACTTATTATTAAGGACTTTGACCCGATGCATCCAAATGCAGGAACCATTGAGTACTTAGACAAATAA
- a CDS encoding carbohydrate ABC transporter permease, translating into MEKTHTVYSKKTKAMRGLLFLLLLVVSFITLYPVIYIVLGSFKANNELLLGGTGILPKTFIFDNYKQAWEKANFAVYTVNSLIISLGVMILTILTTTMAGYVFARKKFKGKELLYSIFVAFMFVNVGSVSLRPLFELAVKVKMNTSLLSIILISTGMGQATYIFLVRGFMNTISRELDEAAKLDGCTFFQIYYKIILPLLKPVIATIGLLSFRTGWNEYIMPLVFTMSNDKLRPLTVGVVMLKNSGDGTAAWNLMFAGSTISIIPIIVIYMCTSRYFMSGLTAGAVKG; encoded by the coding sequence ATGGAAAAGACACATACCGTATATTCAAAAAAGACAAAAGCAATGCGAGGCCTTCTGTTCCTGCTTCTTCTGGTTGTTTCGTTCATCACCCTTTACCCGGTCATTTACATTGTTCTGGGATCATTTAAAGCGAATAACGAACTGCTTTTGGGAGGAACCGGCATCCTGCCCAAAACATTTATCTTTGACAACTACAAGCAGGCATGGGAAAAGGCCAATTTCGCGGTCTACACTGTGAACAGCCTGATCATAAGTCTTGGGGTCATGATATTGACCATTCTGACAACCACCATGGCCGGCTATGTGTTTGCAAGAAAAAAATTCAAGGGAAAAGAGTTGCTGTACAGCATTTTTGTGGCTTTTATGTTTGTCAACGTAGGAAGCGTAAGCTTAAGACCTCTGTTTGAGCTTGCCGTGAAGGTGAAAATGAACACTTCTCTTTTAAGCATCATCCTGATTTCCACTGGAATGGGGCAGGCAACTTATATTTTCCTGGTGAGGGGATTTATGAATACCATTTCCAGGGAGCTTGATGAAGCGGCGAAATTGGATGGCTGTACTTTTTTCCAGATTTATTATAAAATAATACTGCCCCTTTTAAAACCGGTCATCGCAACCATCGGGCTTCTTTCCTTCCGTACGGGTTGGAATGAATACATCATGCCCCTGGTATTCACCATGTCCAACGACAAGCTCCGTCCCCTGACCGTGGGTGTTGTCATGTTAAAGAACAGCGGAGACGGAACGGCTGCATGGAATCTGATGTTTGCAGGTTCCACGATATCAATCATACCGATTATAGTTATTTACATGTGCACCAGCCGCTACTTTATGAGCGGACTGACTGCCGGTGCGGTGAAGGGATAA
- a CDS encoding carbohydrate ABC transporter permease, protein MKEKLSFAERMKRAGSRGDFASVLMLLPAVFLLVVISIYPFCWLFRYIFYDYNGFTAYYIGFKNFTRMFQDAVFWRSVLHTFEYAVMKLVIIIPLSLLLAVLLNQKIKGSGIFRGIYFMPTVISSAVYSLIFGFIFAVYNGVLNAYLQKLGMIHSPIDWLGSASIVMISIIIVAVWGGFGNYMILFMSGLSSISEEVYESCKMDGANGVQSFFYITLPMLSPVLKVILMLAITTALKDYESILVLTNGGPNSRSEVMFTYIYKLIFGSQTTPQIGYATVLSIMAALIIGVITAIYMYLARKLDDVV, encoded by the coding sequence ATGAAAGAAAAATTAAGCTTTGCGGAACGAATGAAGCGGGCAGGCAGCAGGGGAGATTTTGCTTCCGTTTTGATGCTGCTTCCGGCAGTGTTTTTGCTGGTGGTGATATCCATCTATCCATTCTGCTGGCTTTTCCGATATATTTTCTATGATTACAACGGGTTTACCGCTTACTATATAGGATTTAAAAACTTTACAAGAATGTTTCAGGATGCCGTTTTCTGGCGCAGCGTCCTTCATACCTTTGAATATGCGGTGATGAAGCTGGTGATCATCATACCTTTATCCCTGCTTCTGGCTGTTTTACTTAATCAGAAGATCAAGGGAAGCGGAATCTTCCGGGGTATTTATTTCATGCCAACGGTCATAAGCTCCGCGGTTTACAGCCTGATATTCGGCTTTATCTTTGCCGTTTACAACGGGGTATTGAATGCTTATCTCCAGAAGCTTGGAATGATCCATTCTCCCATTGACTGGCTTGGAAGTGCGTCCATTGTTATGATTTCCATTATTATTGTGGCGGTATGGGGCGGCTTCGGTAACTATATGATTTTGTTCATGTCCGGCCTTTCCAGCATTTCAGAGGAAGTATACGAAAGCTGCAAGATGGATGGAGCAAATGGGGTACAGTCCTTCTTTTATATCACCCTGCCCATGCTCAGTCCTGTTTTAAAGGTCATTTTAATGCTGGCCATTACTACGGCACTAAAGGATTATGAATCCATCCTGGTACTTACCAATGGAGGACCAAACAGCAGGTCAGAGGTAATGTTTACCTATATATACAAGCTGATTTTCGGTTCACAGACAACGCCTCAGATCGGCTATGCCACCGTGCTCAGCATTATGGCAGCCCTTATCATCGGCGTGATTACGGCCATTTACATGTACCTTGCAAGAAAACTGGATGATGTGGTTTAA